In the Streptomyces sp. cg36 genome, one interval contains:
- a CDS encoding tellurite resistance TerB family protein, whose product MALWDRFKESASTMQTQLMAKKNDLKSGAFRDASMAMCALVAAADGTVDPSERRRVAQLIATNEVLQNFPADDLQRRFDDYLNKLTTDFDFGKVSVLQEIAKAKKKPAEARAVIQIGIVIGGADGDFDKTEQAVVREACYTLDLPPAEFDL is encoded by the coding sequence ATGGCCCTGTGGGACCGCTTCAAGGAGTCCGCGTCGACCATGCAGACGCAGCTGATGGCGAAGAAGAACGACCTCAAGAGCGGTGCCTTCCGCGACGCCAGCATGGCGATGTGCGCCCTGGTCGCCGCGGCCGACGGCACCGTCGACCCGTCCGAGCGGCGCCGGGTCGCCCAGCTCATCGCCACCAATGAGGTGCTGCAGAACTTCCCGGCGGACGACCTCCAGCGCCGCTTCGACGACTACCTGAACAAGCTGACCACCGACTTCGACTTCGGCAAGGTCAGCGTGTTGCAGGAGATCGCCAAGGCGAAGAAGAAGCCCGCCGAGGCGCGTGCGGTGATCCAGATAGGCATCGTCATCGGCGGCGCCGACGGCGACTTCGACAAGACCGAGCAGGCCGTGGTGCGCGAGGCGTGCTACACGCTGGACCTGCCGCCGGCCGAGTTCGACCTGTAA
- a CDS encoding BlaI/MecI/CopY family transcriptional regulator: protein MTDDDARARRRGQGELEAQVLAALRGAPGPATAGWVRERIGGPLAYTTVVTILSRLHTKQSVTRERAGRAFVWAPAADEAGLAALRMRRVLDAEADRGAVLASFVTALSPDDEQLLRALLDEAGTESGD, encoded by the coding sequence GTGACGGATGACGACGCGCGGGCCCGGCGACGGGGCCAGGGTGAGCTGGAGGCCCAGGTCCTGGCCGCGCTGCGCGGCGCCCCGGGACCGGCGACCGCCGGGTGGGTGCGCGAGCGCATAGGCGGACCGCTCGCCTATACGACCGTCGTGACGATCCTGTCGCGCCTGCACACCAAGCAGTCGGTGACCCGTGAGCGGGCGGGCCGCGCCTTCGTCTGGGCCCCGGCGGCCGACGAGGCCGGTCTCGCGGCGCTGCGGATGCGCCGGGTGCTGGACGCGGAGGCGGACCGGGGCGCGGTGCTGGCCAGCTTCGTCACCGCGCTCTCGCCGGACGACGAGCAGTTGTTGCGGGCCCTGCTGGACGAGGCCGGGACGGAGTCCGGGGACTGA
- a CDS encoding M56 family metallopeptidase yields the protein MGVFVFLPLVLPLTAWPIARLAEQQLHPRAATRLLAAVGGVLALCSTLCLMLLMVVGTAQLPGNPLPDAWADPEVRAVLPYDEVVGQAAIPLLVAVAGACAHLVWRHRRVRVRAARALTGLPADRLTVLPDTQRAYAYALPGGRGAAGPHGRVVVSRAMLDTLDARERAALIAHEEAHLTAAHHRFLLVAGLAARANPFLRPLRTAVAFTTERWADEEAARTVGDRRTVARAIGKAALVSRPAGPGAVTALAPFAATGPVPRRVAALLGPVPPAGALPPAWTAAGLALWTAAGGAAVSALSSANATMTLFTVLRAATVL from the coding sequence ATGGGTGTGTTCGTCTTCCTGCCGCTGGTCCTCCCCCTGACGGCGTGGCCGATCGCCCGGCTTGCCGAGCAGCAGCTGCATCCGCGCGCGGCGACCCGGCTGCTGGCGGCCGTCGGCGGTGTCCTGGCGCTGTGCAGCACGCTGTGTCTGATGTTGCTGATGGTGGTGGGCACGGCCCAACTGCCGGGCAATCCGCTGCCGGACGCATGGGCCGACCCCGAGGTCCGGGCCGTCCTTCCGTATGACGAGGTGGTGGGGCAGGCGGCGATCCCGCTGCTGGTGGCGGTCGCCGGGGCGTGCGCGCATCTGGTGTGGCGACACCGGCGGGTGCGCGTCCGCGCGGCCAGGGCGCTCACCGGGCTGCCCGCCGACCGGCTCACGGTGCTGCCGGACACCCAGCGGGCGTACGCGTACGCGCTGCCCGGCGGGCGCGGTGCGGCCGGGCCGCACGGCCGGGTCGTCGTGTCGCGCGCGATGCTGGACACGCTCGACGCCCGCGAGCGGGCCGCCCTGATCGCCCACGAGGAGGCGCATCTGACGGCGGCCCACCACCGCTTCCTGCTGGTGGCGGGGCTCGCCGCGCGCGCGAACCCGTTTCTGCGACCGCTGCGCACCGCCGTCGCCTTCACCACCGAGCGCTGGGCGGACGAGGAAGCGGCCCGTACGGTGGGCGACCGCCGGACGGTGGCCCGCGCGATCGGCAAGGCCGCGCTGGTCTCGCGCCCGGCGGGTCCGGGCGCGGTGACCGCGCTCGCGCCGTTCGCGGCCACCGGGCCGGTGCCGCGCCGGGTCGCGGCGCTGCTCGGCCCGGTGCCCCCGGCCGGCGCCCTGCCGCCCGCGTGGACGGCGGCCGGGCTCGCGCTGTGGACCGCCGCGGGCGGTGCGGCGGTCTCCGCGCTGTCGTCGGCCAACGCCACCATGACGCTGTTCACGGTGTTGCGGGCGGCGACCGTGCTGTGA
- a CDS encoding PaaX family transcriptional regulator C-terminal domain-containing protein yields MAEQHTPRSLIVTFYGAYARETAGSLAVAELIRLLAAVGVDAPSVRSSVSRLKRRGLLVPERTASGAAGYALSADARQLLDDGDRRIYPHARPRARDGWVLAVFSVPESERSKRHVLRSRLAGLGFGTAAPGVWIAPARLYEETRHTLERLQLSPYVDLFRGEHLGFAATAEAVARWWDLAAIAKQHDEFLGLHEPVLRAWETRGPSPEEALPEDAYRDYLLALDSWRRLPYVDPGLPSSLLPPDWPGERSAEVFRRMHTRLRDVGARFVRREESGPEKPRESGPARGARAWHDERPQ; encoded by the coding sequence GTGGCCGAGCAGCACACTCCCCGATCCCTGATCGTCACCTTCTACGGCGCCTACGCGCGCGAGACGGCGGGCTCCCTCGCGGTCGCCGAGCTGATCCGCCTGCTCGCGGCCGTCGGCGTGGACGCGCCCTCCGTACGGTCGTCGGTCTCCCGGCTCAAACGGCGCGGCCTGCTGGTGCCGGAGCGCACCGCGAGCGGCGCCGCCGGGTACGCCCTGTCCGCCGACGCCCGCCAGTTGCTCGACGACGGCGATCGCCGGATCTACCCGCACGCGCGCCCGCGCGCGCGTGACGGCTGGGTCCTCGCCGTGTTCTCAGTGCCGGAGTCGGAACGCAGCAAGCGTCATGTGCTGCGCTCGCGGCTGGCCGGGCTGGGCTTCGGCACCGCGGCGCCCGGAGTGTGGATCGCCCCGGCGCGCCTGTACGAGGAGACCCGCCACACGCTGGAACGTCTCCAACTCTCCCCCTATGTCGATCTGTTCCGGGGCGAGCACCTGGGCTTCGCCGCGACGGCGGAGGCGGTCGCGCGGTGGTGGGACCTGGCGGCGATCGCCAAGCAGCACGACGAGTTCCTGGGGCTGCACGAGCCCGTGCTGCGGGCCTGGGAGACGCGCGGGCCGTCCCCGGAGGAGGCGCTGCCCGAGGACGCCTACCGGGACTACCTCCTGGCCCTGGACTCCTGGCGCCGTCTGCCCTACGTCGACCCGGGCCTCCCCTCGTCGCTGCTGCCGCCGGACTGGCCGGGCGAACGGTCGGCGGAGGTGTTCCGCCGTATGCACACCCGGCTGCGGGACGTGGGAGCACGGTTCGTACGGCGGGAGGAGAGCGGTCCCGAGAAGCCTCGGGAGAGCGGGCCCGCGCGAGGCGCGCGGGCGTGGCACGACGAGCGGCCTCAGTAG